A genomic region of Nymphaea colorata isolate Beijing-Zhang1983 chromosome 2, ASM883128v2, whole genome shotgun sequence contains the following coding sequences:
- the LOC116248753 gene encoding uncharacterized protein LOC116248753 yields the protein MMGVKFLNLQMLSWCFQVMGSHPASCLQLPPEPSPLRTVKLIQSDGVVKVYHHAVNASELMHEFPKHLVCHSDSFCIGRKIPALSADEELQLGHKYFLLPKHFFQSVLSFVSLASLASSSSRVVKNVAGIRPFDISKTPEGSLQIRVSDEFIAKLMEEGKVKEEDEGTNRKTHQQQRKQVQPIKGKVCTTAQLQKDYTQLVGYRSQQWKPKLETIRESEKKSSRFSRPFGIKRRKKGRSKGTQKSCQKF from the coding sequence ATGATGGGTGTCAAGTTTTTGAATCTTCAGATGCTTTCATGGTGTTTTCAGGTGATGGGCAGTCACCCGGCCTCTTGCTTGCAGTTGCCGCCCGAGCCCTCCCCTCTGAGAACGGTTAAGCTCATTCAATCAGATGGAGTTGTCAAGGTCTACCACCATGCGGTGAACGCATCCGAGCTGATGCACGAGTTCCCCAAACACCTTGTTTGCCATTCCGACTCCTTCTGCATCGGTCGAAAGATCCCTGCTCTCTCTGCCGATGAAGAGCTCCAGCTGGGCCATAAGTACTTCCTTCTTCCCAAGCACTTCTTTCAATCCGTCCTCTCTTTCGTCTCGTTGGCCtccttggcttcttcttcttccagaGTCGTTAAAAACGTCGCGGGCATTCGGCCCTTCGACATATCCAAGACGCCGGAGGGGTCGCTTCAGATTAGAGTCTCCGACGAGTTCATTGCAAAGCTCATGGAGGAAGGAAAAgtaaaggaagaagatgaaggcacCAACAGGAAAACGCATCAGCAGCAACGGAAGCAAGTGCAGCCGATCAAGGGGAAGGTGTGTACAACCGCACAGTTGCAGAAGGATTACACGCAGCTAGTCGGTTATAGGTCCCAACAATGGAAACCCAAGTTAGAGACCATCAGagaatcagaaaagaaaagcagTAGATTTAGCAGGCCGTTTggaatcaaaagaagaaagaaaggaaggtcAAAAGGCACACAGAAAAGCTGCCAGAAATTTTGA